Within Longimicrobium sp., the genomic segment AAGAGGGTGATGAAGGGGTGGATCTCGGCCTGCCGGGCCATGGCGAAGGGGGTGATCAGGTTGGCCTCCACCTGCTGGATGGCGATGGCCGAGAGCGCCACCCACACGGCCTTCGAGGGGTCGTCGAGGAGGGCCACCAGCGTGGCCGCGGCGCCGCCCACCCAGGGGCCCACCAGTGGGACGAACTCCACCAGCCCGTTGAAGATCCCCAGCAGGAGCGCGTTGGGGACGCCGATCAGGCTCCAGGCCACGATGCTCAGCACCCCCACGCCCACCATGGCGATGGCCACCCCCTTGAGCCACCCCACCAGCCGCTCGCCCAGGAGCTGGAAGATGCGGTAGACGGCCGGCCGCACGCCGGGGGGAACGGCGCGCAGCAGCGGGGTGAGGAGCCGGTGGTTGGGGTTGGCCAGCGCGAACAGCCCGCCGAAGAAGACCACGATGGGAAAGAAGAGCACTTCCGCCAGGCCGACCGCCTTCCCCATCACGTCGCCGCCGCTCCCACCGCTCCCGCCGGCGGGGAGCTGCGCCTGCCCGCCGCCCGGGGTGGGGATGTCGACGGAGAGGCCCGTGCTCTCGCGGATGGTGCGCTCCCACTCCCGGGTCTTCTGCTCCAGCGAGGGACCCATGCCGGCGACGCTGCGGGCCTGTCGGAGGAGCGCGGGCGCGCCGAACCAGAGCAGGGCCGCCACCAGGGCCACGCCGACGAGCCCCGCGGCCGCGGCGAACCAGCGGCGCTTGATCGCCGGCAGCTTCCGCCGGAGCGCGTCGAGTCCCACGGCCAGGATGGCGGCCGCGTAGGCCAGCAGGAACGTCTGCGCCAGGGTGTCGAAGAAGCGCCAGGCCAGCGCCAGCAGGAAGAGGAGCCCCGCCGCCTGGTAGAGGTGGTGCGGCAGGACGCGCGTGTCGCGGCCCTCGCGGGGGAGGGCCACCGCCTCGGGAGGCACGTGCGGCGCGGGCTGCGGG encodes:
- a CDS encoding AI-2E family transporter, with amino-acid sequence MASPEPTPQPAPHVPPEAVALPREGRDTRVLPHHLYQAAGLLFLLALAWRFFDTLAQTFLLAYAAAILAVGLDALRRKLPAIKRRWFAAAAGLVGVALVAALLWFGAPALLRQARSVAGMGPSLEQKTREWERTIRESTGLSVDIPTPGGGQAQLPAGGSGGSGGDVMGKAVGLAEVLFFPIVVFFGGLFALANPNHRLLTPLLRAVPPGVRPAVYRIFQLLGERLVGWLKGVAIAMVGVGVLSIVAWSLIGVPNALLLGIFNGLVEFVPLVGPWVGGAAATLVALLDDPSKAVWVALSAIAIQQVEANLITPFAMARQAEIHPFITLFALLLFGGMFGFLGLLLALPLVLLVWTVVQVLWVERALDTDRDRIAPVVGE